In Ipomoea triloba cultivar NCNSP0323 chromosome 7, ASM357664v1, a single genomic region encodes these proteins:
- the LOC116024821 gene encoding uncharacterized protein At1g66480-like: MGNSLGGKKTTKVMKIDGQTMKFKTPVYAGEIVKNYPGHVLMDSEAVKHFGVRAKPLEPQQELRGKRLYFLVELPKVAEERAAPVRRVRSGSIHMSAKDRLESLMLARRSASDLSLMKPASIPLDRTPPMQTPENGGGVRVKLRLPKAEVEKLMMQSKDEGEAAEKLMQLCIANNGNGGAGAGFATKTDQIHPQPRCDQGIIKKSSKSREKRVGFLPVSEGEIRHLAVAS, from the exons ATGGGGAATAGTTTGGGTGGCAAGAAAACAACAAAGGTGATGAAAATCGACGGGCAAACGATGAAGTTCAAGACGCCGGTGTACGCCGGCGAGATCGTGAAGAATTATCCCGGCCACGTTTTAATGGATTCCGAGGCGGTGAAGCATTTCGGCGTCCGGGCGAAGCCGCTGGAGCCGCAGCAGGAGCTGCGGGGCAAGCGGCTGTATTTTCTCGTTGAGCTGCCTAAGGTGGCTGAGGAGAGGGCGGCGCCGGTTCGGCGCGTCCGGTCCGGTTCGATTCACATGAGCGCCAAGGACCGGCTCGAGAGCCTAATGCTGGCGCGCCGCTCCGCGTCGGACCTGTCGCTGATGAAGCCGGCTAGCATTCCGCTCGACCGGACGCCGCCGATGCAGACGCCGGAAAACGGCGGCGGCGTGCGGGTGAAGCTGCGGCTGCCCAAGGCGGAGGTGGAGAAGCTGATGATGCAGAGTAAGGACGAGGGTGAAGCCGCCGAGAAGCTAATGCAACTTTGCATTGCTAATAATGGAAacggcggcgccggcgccggcttTGCTACCAAAACGGATCAGATTCATCCTCAGCCGCGCTGCGATCAAGGGATAATCAAGAAAAGTTCCAAATCACGCGag AAGCGGGTAGGATTCTTGCCAGTTAGCGAAGGAGAGATCCGCCATTTAGCCGTTGCATCTTGA
- the LOC116025482 gene encoding probable aquaporin NIP-type: protein MAAKDSIVTIEEGTHYGNQEERDEHSEGGQTFCTSSAVVVIIQKMIAETIGTYFLIFIGCGSVAVNKIYGSITFLGVSVAWGLVIMVMIYSVGHISGAHFNPAVTITFALFRQFPWIQVPLYMFAQLGGSIVASGTLYFLLEVTPKAFFGTIPVGSDVQSFVIEFIMSFLLMFVISGVATDNRAIGELAGIAIGMTVLICVLVAGPVSGASMNPARTLGPAIVMHEYKSIWVYMVGPMMGTISGGFTYNLIRFTEKPLKELTKSGSILNSLSRRQTSTH, encoded by the exons ATGGCAGCAAAGGATAGTATAGTTACAATTGAGGAAGGAACTCATTATGGTAATCAAGAAGAAAGGGATGAACATTCTGAAGGCGGTCAAACCTTCTGTACTTCTTCTGCAGTTGTTGTAATCATTCAAAAG ATGATTGCTGAGACAATTGGAACATATTTCTTGATATTTATTGGGTGTGGTTCAGTGGCAGTGAATAAAATATATGGTTCAATAACATTCCTAGGGGTGAGTGTGGCTTGGGGTTTGGTCATCATGGTTATGATCTATTCAGTTGGCCATATTTCTGGTGCCCATTTTAACCCTGCTGTCACCATTACCTTTGCCCTTTTTCGCCAGTTCCCGTGGATTCAG GTGCCCTTGTACATGTTTGCACAATTGGGTGGTTCAATTGTTGCAAGCGGGACTTTGTACTTCTTGCTTGAAGTGACACCAAAGGCTTTCTTTGGAACCATTCCTGTTGGTTCTGACGTTCAATCTTTCGTCATAGAATTCATTATGTCCTTTCTTCTCATGTTTGTCATTTCCGGCGTCGCTACCGATAATAGGGCG ATTGGAGAGCTTGCAGGAATTGCTATTGGAATGACAGTACTTATATGTGTTCTTGTTGCAGG GCCAGTTTCAGGGGCATCAATGAACCCAGCAAGGACACTTGGACCTGCCATAGTGATGCATGAGTACAAGAGCATATGGGTTTACATGGTTGGCCCTATGATGGGAACCATATCTGGGGGCTTCACCTACAACCTCATCAGATTCACAGAAAAGCCCCTTAAAGAGCTCACCAAAAGTGGATCAATCCTCAACAGCCTCTCAAGAAGGCAAACTTCCACTCACTAG